One genomic window of Leptotrichia shahii includes the following:
- a CDS encoding DMT family transporter — protein sequence MKQYLADFGLLFVGIFWGLGFVFVKIGLNTGVDPFYLSAVRFLVGGIILYGIFFRKVGKFKKNDVLAGLIVGIFQFFGYAFQTYGAMLTTASKNAFFTSINVIIVPYIFWFLHKKRPDIFAFLASVICVMGVAVISFDRKMNLANLNFGDILTIISAVFFAGQIATNGYFSKKVEPLKLVVMQMFVAGILFVINVFIFSDMSKIQKPDGMMLVSIIYLTIFSTAIPTVLQTFCQKYTTSTRASILMSTESLFAPLFAFFILSERLSLRVAVGAGLVLFAVLVSETKLGLKKIEE from the coding sequence GTGAAACAGTATTTAGCAGATTTTGGGCTACTTTTTGTGGGAATATTTTGGGGACTTGGGTTTGTATTTGTGAAGATTGGGCTGAATACAGGAGTTGATCCATTTTATTTGTCAGCGGTTAGATTTCTTGTGGGAGGGATTATTCTTTATGGAATTTTCTTTAGAAAAGTAGGAAAATTCAAAAAAAATGATGTTCTTGCTGGATTAATAGTTGGAATTTTTCAATTTTTTGGATACGCTTTCCAAACTTATGGGGCGATGCTTACGACTGCCAGTAAAAATGCTTTTTTTACTTCGATAAACGTTATAATTGTTCCTTATATTTTTTGGTTTTTGCACAAAAAACGTCCTGATATTTTTGCATTTCTGGCTTCGGTTATTTGTGTAATGGGAGTTGCTGTGATAAGTTTTGACAGGAAGATGAATCTTGCAAATCTTAATTTTGGCGATATTTTGACAATTATAAGTGCAGTATTTTTTGCAGGGCAAATTGCTACAAATGGGTATTTCAGTAAAAAAGTTGAGCCTTTAAAACTTGTTGTTATGCAGATGTTTGTGGCTGGAATATTGTTTGTGATAAATGTTTTTATTTTTTCAGATATGAGCAAAATTCAAAAGCCTGATGGAATGATGCTAGTTTCGATAATTTATTTGACAATTTTTTCAACGGCGATACCGACAGTGTTGCAGACATTTTGCCAAAAATATACGACTTCTACGAGGGCTTCAATCTTGATGTCGACAGAGTCGCTATTTGCTCCACTTTTTGCATTTTTTATATTAAGCGAGAGATTGTCGCTTAGAGTGGCAGTTGGTGCTGGGTTGGTACTTTTTGCGGTGCTTGTATCGGAAACAAAATTGGGACTTAAGAAAATTGAGGAATAA
- a CDS encoding NUDIX domain-containing protein, giving the protein MEEIRPRIRVAGILIEDGKILLIQHHKNNKKYWLIPGGGNDWGETAKEALIREYKEEANMDIEVDEFLFFSETIYPNKERHILNLFFRIHRNEKNNSIIKLGDEAVLTDLKFVTEEELKTMTIYPNIKENLLKLMNGEKVKNYLGSLWNE; this is encoded by the coding sequence ATGGAAGAGATTAGACCTCGAATACGTGTGGCAGGAATTCTTATTGAAGATGGCAAAATTTTACTAATCCAGCATCACAAAAATAATAAAAAGTACTGGCTTATTCCTGGTGGGGGAAATGACTGGGGTGAAACTGCAAAGGAAGCATTAATTCGAGAATATAAGGAAGAAGCAAATATGGATATAGAAGTTGATGAGTTTTTATTTTTCTCAGAAACTATTTATCCAAATAAAGAGCGTCATATTTTAAATTTATTTTTTAGAATACATCGTAATGAAAAAAATAACAGCATTATAAAATTAGGAGATGAAGCTGTTTTAACCGATTTAAAATTTGTAACAGAAGAAGAGCTTAAAACAATGACAATCTATCCAAATATTAAAGAAAATTTATTAAAATTAATGAATGGTGAAAAAGTAAAAAATTATTTAGGAAGTTTATGGAATGAATAA
- a CDS encoding adenine phosphoribosyltransferase — protein MTIEEKEELNKLVRSVEDFPEKGVIFRDITTALKDKKGLEIIIKDFTDRYKNKGIDYVVGADARGFIFGAAIAYNIGAGFVPARKPGKLPAEVESVEYSLEYGKNSIEIHKDAFEKNSKILIVDDLLATGGTAEAMVKLVEKLGAKVYELAFMIELVDLKARDLLKGYKVYTQLKY, from the coding sequence ATGACAATAGAAGAAAAAGAAGAATTAAATAAATTAGTACGTTCAGTAGAGGATTTTCCAGAAAAAGGAGTAATTTTTAGAGATATTACAACAGCTTTAAAGGATAAAAAAGGACTGGAAATTATTATAAAGGATTTCACAGACAGATATAAAAATAAAGGAATTGATTATGTAGTAGGTGCCGATGCTAGAGGTTTTATTTTTGGAGCTGCTATTGCATATAATATTGGAGCTGGATTCGTGCCAGCAAGAAAGCCTGGAAAATTGCCAGCAGAAGTGGAAAGTGTTGAGTATTCGTTGGAATATGGAAAAAACAGCATAGAAATTCACAAGGATGCCTTTGAAAAAAATTCAAAAATATTAATAGTGGATGATCTATTAGCAACAGGAGGAACAGCCGAAGCAATGGTTAAGCTAGTAGAAAAATTAGGAGCTAAAGTTTATGAATTGGCATTTATGATAGAATTAGTTGATTTAAAGGCTAGAGATTTGCTGAAAGGTTATAAAGTATATACTCAACTAAAATATTAG
- a CDS encoding IS30 family transposase, which yields MYHKQYDSLFFVELKQEILKREKRVHSIDTFCNVYKRDNPDKVVPSTKTVYEMIRRGQIEGIKPYMFPRMIKLKPRRKTDGQCNTKKNKRILGTSIEQRPEHINSREEKGHFEIDAVKGKNGKNEACIITLVDRKSRYTYILFLAKLNAQNASKALQKLFRKIGKKNFKSITSDNGSEFSRLAELESRNMKVFFAHPYSSYERGTNENTNGLIREFLPKGKSMNGKEKEISEIQKILNERCRKILNYRSAEEYHFDNTTS from the coding sequence ATCTACCATAAGCAGTATGATTCTTTATTCTTTGTTGAGTTGAAACAAGAAATACTTAAAAGAGAGAAAAGGGTTCACAGCATTGATACTTTCTGCAATGTCTACAAAAGAGACAATCCTGATAAAGTTGTCCCATCAACCAAAACTGTCTATGAAATGATTCGCAGAGGGCAAATTGAAGGAATAAAGCCATACATGTTTCCAAGAATGATCAAGCTTAAGCCTAGAAGAAAAACTGATGGACAATGCAATACTAAAAAGAATAAAAGGATACTGGGAACAAGCATTGAGCAAAGACCTGAACATATTAACAGCCGTGAAGAAAAAGGACACTTTGAAATTGATGCCGTAAAAGGCAAGAATGGAAAGAATGAGGCTTGCATAATTACATTAGTTGATAGGAAAAGCAGATACACATATATCCTCTTTTTAGCCAAGCTGAATGCCCAGAATGCCAGCAAGGCTCTGCAGAAGCTGTTCAGAAAGATTGGAAAAAAGAATTTCAAGTCGATAACTTCGGACAACGGCTCGGAATTCAGCAGGCTGGCAGAGCTGGAAAGCAGAAACATGAAAGTGTTCTTTGCACATCCGTATTCCTCATACGAGCGTGGAACAAACGAAAACACAAACGGACTGATAAGGGAGTTCCTTCCGAAAGGAAAGAGCATGAACGGAAAAGAGAAGGAAATATCAGAAATACAAAAAATTTTAAATGAGAGATGCAGAAAAATACTGAACTATCGTTCAGCAGAAGAGTATCATTTTGATAACACTACATCATAA
- a CDS encoding precorrin-6A/cobalt-precorrin-6A reductase, whose translation MIWIIGGTKDSRIILDEVMKVREDDIIVSTATEYGGKLLEGVAKNKNIQIISEKLNILQIENMILEKNID comes from the coding sequence ATGATTTGGATAATTGGTGGAACAAAAGATTCTAGGATAATTTTAGATGAGGTTATGAAAGTGAGGGAAGATGATATTATCGTGAGCACAGCTACTGAATATGGTGGAAAATTACTTGAAGGTGTAGCTAAAAATAAAAATATACAAATAATTTCAGAGAAGTTGAATATATTACAGATTGAAAATATGATTCTTGAAAAAAATATTGATTAA
- a CDS encoding histidine phosphatase family protein — translation MDNELKLYIVRHGQTEWNVLEKFQGQLNSPLTLEGIKKVKETAKKLKDIKFKAGYTSEMGRTVATAEIILQNNNYEQKKTSDQKLKLQKLSELNEIHFGEWQGMTFKETFIKFPKEAHNYFYDVKNYNAKNIKGEDLKEGLERFLNGLKKIREKQKSGNVLIVTHGTVLELFFNYIQNKEANDLDERKLIGNGQYKIFTFKNEKYIIL, via the coding sequence ATGGATAACGAATTAAAACTTTATATTGTTAGGCACGGACAGACTGAGTGGAACGTATTAGAAAAATTTCAAGGACAATTAAATTCCCCACTTACATTAGAAGGAATAAAAAAAGTAAAAGAAACTGCTAAAAAACTTAAAGATATAAAATTTAAAGCAGGCTACACAAGTGAGATGGGAAGAACAGTTGCTACTGCAGAAATAATTTTACAAAATAACAATTATGAACAGAAAAAAACTTCGGATCAAAAATTAAAACTACAAAAATTATCTGAACTAAATGAAATCCACTTTGGAGAATGGCAAGGCATGACATTTAAAGAAACTTTTATTAAATTTCCAAAAGAAGCCCATAATTACTTTTATGATGTAAAAAACTATAATGCAAAAAATATAAAAGGAGAAGACTTAAAAGAAGGATTAGAACGTTTCTTAAACGGCTTAAAAAAAATTCGAGAAAAACAAAAATCAGGAAATGTTCTAATTGTAACACACGGAACTGTTCTAGAATTATTTTTTAATTATATTCAAAATAAAGAAGCTAATGATTTAGATGAAAGAAAATTAATTGGTAATGGTCAATATAAAATATTTACCTTTAAAAATGAAAAATATATAATATTATAA
- a CDS encoding redox-sensing transcriptional repressor Rex: MRLKKLEISERVVQRLTEYLSILKEARKQDSEINSIELAKIMNTTSAQVRKDLSTFGEFGVRGKGYDIDNLIEIITRILGIDKTNDVIIVGHGKMGEMLSSNLDVLGEGFKIIGIFDKDNDKIGKMAANNLVVQDIRNIGEFIKNMKNDSNIKINMAILAVVKEQAQIAAEGLVKNGISAILNMTTCKLELDKNVKVVDMDISAKLQELNFWRINNTENNIDEKI; encoded by the coding sequence ATGAGATTAAAAAAATTGGAAATTTCAGAAAGAGTTGTACAAAGATTGACAGAATATTTATCTATTCTAAAGGAAGCTCGAAAACAGGACAGCGAAATAAATTCAATCGAGCTTGCTAAAATTATGAACACTACTTCTGCTCAAGTGCGTAAGGATTTATCAACATTTGGTGAGTTCGGTGTACGTGGAAAGGGTTATGATATTGATAATTTGATAGAAATTATTACAAGAATTCTTGGGATTGATAAAACTAATGATGTTATAATTGTAGGACACGGTAAAATGGGAGAAATGCTTTCATCAAATTTGGATGTCCTAGGAGAAGGCTTTAAAATTATTGGAATATTTGACAAGGATAATGACAAAATTGGAAAAATGGCTGCAAATAATTTGGTTGTTCAAGATATTAGAAATATAGGTGAATTTATAAAAAATATGAAAAATGATTCTAATATAAAAATTAATATGGCAATTTTAGCAGTTGTAAAGGAACAGGCGCAAATTGCAGCAGAAGGACTTGTGAAAAATGGGATTTCTGCGATACTTAATATGACGACTTGCAAATTGGAACTAGATAAAAATGTAAAAGTTGTGGATATGGATATTTCAGCAAAGTTGCAGGAATTGAATTTTTGGAGAATAAATAATACGGAAAATAATATAGATGAAAAAATATAA
- the accB gene encoding acetyl-CoA carboxylase biotin carboxyl carrier protein → MNDKIKFIEKLAESMNENKIETVKYEDNNFEVSLTKKRKERNVIFGSPMAQPAVSSNAPQEVQVQEEEISAPVQQEDPEEISGTKITSPMVGTFYASPSPSAGPFVKEGDSVTEGQTLCIVEAMKLMNEVKSTVSGKVKKIFVKDNESIKKGQTLMIIE, encoded by the coding sequence ATGAATGATAAAATTAAATTTATTGAAAAATTAGCTGAAAGTATGAATGAAAATAAAATTGAAACGGTAAAATATGAAGATAATAATTTTGAAGTTTCATTAACTAAGAAAAGAAAGGAAAGAAATGTTATTTTTGGAAGTCCAATGGCTCAACCTGCAGTATCTTCAAATGCTCCACAGGAAGTACAAGTTCAAGAGGAAGAAATCTCTGCTCCAGTACAGCAAGAGGATCCAGAAGAAATTTCAGGAACAAAAATTACTTCTCCAATGGTTGGAACTTTTTATGCTTCACCATCACCATCAGCAGGGCCATTTGTAAAAGAAGGAGATTCTGTGACAGAGGGGCAGACACTTTGCATAGTTGAGGCAATGAAACTTATGAATGAAGTTAAATCAACAGTTTCAGGAAAAGTAAAAAAGATATTTGTGAAAGACAACGAAAGTATAAAAAAAGGTCAGACATTAATGATTATTGAATAA
- the fmt gene encoding methionyl-tRNA formyltransferase, which produces MKTIFMGTPEFAIPSLEIVFKNTNLQLIFTKEDKRNARGNKIIFSPVKQFGIDNNVEIIQPRKMKDEEVINKIKEINPDLIVVVAYGKILPKEIIDIPKYGIINVHSSLLPKYRGASPIHSAILNGDSETGVSIMYIEEGLDSGDVILREYCEITEDDTLGTLHDKLKNLGAAGLAKALNLIENGEVQAEKQDDSKATFVKPITKEQVKIDWNNTKEVIYNQIRGLNPFPAAHAFNEKGENIKIYKSEKINKRYEGENGNEIENGTVVEIINKKGPVIKVKNGGILILEAKFEGKKLQRGSDIINGRKMIIGEKLLYSNFSLK; this is translated from the coding sequence ATGAAGACAATATTTATGGGAACACCAGAATTTGCAATACCAAGTTTGGAAATTGTGTTTAAAAATACTAATTTACAGCTTATTTTTACAAAAGAGGATAAGAGAAATGCCAGAGGGAATAAAATCATATTTTCTCCTGTAAAGCAGTTTGGAATTGATAATAATGTGGAAATTATTCAGCCTAGAAAAATGAAGGATGAAGAAGTTATAAACAAGATTAAGGAAATAAATCCTGATTTAATTGTAGTTGTAGCTTATGGGAAAATTTTGCCAAAAGAAATAATTGATATTCCCAAATACGGAATAATAAATGTTCATTCTTCACTTTTGCCAAAATATAGAGGAGCTTCGCCTATTCATTCTGCAATTTTAAATGGAGATTCTGAAACTGGTGTGAGCATAATGTACATTGAGGAAGGTCTTGATTCTGGAGATGTGATTTTAAGGGAATATTGTGAAATTACTGAAGATGATACGCTTGGAACATTACATGATAAATTGAAGAATCTGGGAGCAGCTGGACTTGCAAAGGCATTAAACCTGATTGAAAATGGAGAAGTTCAGGCGGAAAAACAGGATGACAGCAAGGCTACTTTTGTGAAACCGATTACAAAGGAGCAGGTAAAAATCGACTGGAATAACACAAAAGAAGTTATTTACAATCAAATTCGTGGGTTAAATCCGTTTCCAGCAGCACATGCTTTCAATGAGAAAGGCGAAAATATAAAAATTTACAAAAGTGAAAAAATTAATAAAAGATATGAAGGTGAGAATGGAAATGAAATAGAAAATGGAACAGTTGTTGAAATTATTAACAAAAAAGGGCCTGTTATAAAGGTTAAGAATGGCGGGATTTTGATTTTGGAGGCAAAATTTGAAGGGAAAAAACTTCAAAGGGGATCAGATATTATTAATGGACGTAAAATGATAATTGGAGAAAAATTGCTATACAGCAATTTTAGTTTAAAATGA
- the folD gene encoding bifunctional methylenetetrahydrofolate dehydrogenase/methenyltetrahydrofolate cyclohydrolase FolD, translating to MTIIDGKALSEKTFEEIKETHDELQKKAGRKAGLAVIIVGENPASKIYVRNKIRACEKVGFNSETIRLDESISEENLLLEIEKLNNDDNIDGILVQLPLPKHINELEVINAISAEKDVDGFHTTNIGKMMIGDETGFLPCTPAGVIQMFEEYNIDLEGKDVLVIGQSNIVGKPMTLLLIKKRATVQVCNSKTKNLSEKLQKSDVVVAAAGSPKLVKASDVKEGVVVIDVGINRVDGKLCGDVDFDEVSKKASFITPVPGGVGPMTIAMLIKNTLKSYKQKINKSK from the coding sequence ATGACTATAATTGATGGAAAAGCACTTTCAGAAAAGACTTTTGAAGAAATTAAAGAAACACACGATGAATTACAAAAAAAGGCTGGTAGAAAAGCGGGACTCGCGGTAATTATAGTGGGTGAAAATCCAGCTTCTAAAATTTATGTGAGAAATAAAATAAGAGCTTGTGAAAAAGTCGGATTTAATTCTGAAACAATTAGACTTGATGAAAGTATTTCAGAGGAAAATTTACTTTTGGAAATTGAAAAATTAAATAATGATGACAATATAGATGGAATCTTGGTACAGCTGCCACTTCCAAAGCATATTAATGAACTGGAGGTTATAAATGCAATTTCGGCAGAAAAGGATGTAGATGGATTTCATACAACAAATATTGGGAAAATGATGATTGGAGATGAAACAGGATTTTTGCCTTGTACACCAGCTGGAGTAATTCAAATGTTTGAGGAATACAATATTGATTTGGAAGGAAAAGATGTTTTAGTAATTGGGCAAAGCAATATTGTAGGAAAGCCGATGACACTTTTACTTATAAAAAAACGTGCAACAGTTCAAGTATGTAACTCAAAAACAAAGAATCTGTCTGAAAAGCTGCAAAAATCTGACGTAGTGGTAGCAGCCGCAGGTTCTCCAAAATTGGTAAAAGCATCTGATGTGAAAGAAGGTGTCGTTGTAATTGATGTTGGGATAAACCGTGTGGATGGAAAACTGTGTGGAGATGTGGATTTTGATGAAGTTTCAAAAAAAGCCTCATTCATTACCCCTGTTCCTGGTGGAGTTGGTCCAATGACAATTGCAATGTTAATAAAAAATACATTAAAATCATATAAGCAAAAAATAAACAAATCAAAATAA
- a CDS encoding IMPACT family protein, translating into MKSIKREAIIEFEEKKSKFIGYIKPVSTITEAERFIGSIKKIHTTATHNVPLYRVIESGQEYFKYNDDGEPSNTAGKPMAEILKILDIYNVALVATRYFGGIKLGAGGLIRNYAKTAKLAVNEAEIVEYAERSIFILDYDYETTSEMETFLSENTQKFGIEILEKNYSNRVTMKILSNDEIESELNKLQKVIVIKV; encoded by the coding sequence TTGAAAAGCATAAAAAGGGAAGCGATAATTGAATTTGAAGAAAAGAAATCCAAGTTTATTGGATACATTAAGCCAGTTTCAACAATAACTGAAGCAGAAAGATTTATTGGCTCAATAAAAAAAATACATACTACAGCGACTCATAATGTCCCACTTTACAGAGTTATAGAAAGTGGGCAGGAGTACTTTAAATATAATGATGATGGCGAGCCTAGCAATACAGCTGGAAAGCCTATGGCAGAAATATTAAAAATTTTAGATATTTATAATGTAGCACTAGTTGCTACGAGGTATTTTGGAGGCATAAAACTTGGAGCTGGCGGACTTATAAGAAATTATGCTAAAACTGCAAAATTAGCTGTTAATGAAGCAGAGATTGTGGAATATGCAGAAAGATCTATTTTTATTTTGGACTATGATTATGAAACTACTTCTGAAATGGAGACGTTTTTAAGTGAGAATACTCAAAAATTTGGAATAGAAATATTGGAAAAAAATTATTCAAACAGAGTAACAATGAAAATATTATCAAACGATGAAATTGAATCTGAACTAAATAAATTGCAGAAAGTTATTGTAATAAAAGTATAA
- a CDS encoding precorrin-6A/cobalt-precorrin-6A reductase, whose amino-acid sequence MNYKLFKTNERFQYLITKESGETGGELQKVQACRECGVTILTIKRPVLNYGTVFYTIKELVEYVENL is encoded by the coding sequence GTGAACTATAAACTCTTTAAAACAAATGAGAGATTTCAGTATCTTATTACAAAAGAAAGCGGAGAAACAGGTGGAGAACTTCAAAAAGTTCAAGCATGTCGGGAATGCGGAGTTACTATTTTAACAATAAAACGTCCAGTATTAAATTATGGAACAGTTTTTTATACAATTAAAGAATTAGTTGAATATGTAGAAAATTTATGA
- a CDS encoding hemolysin family protein, producing MEEKRILLNIILLLILLFFTSFLSAAESALSSLKQIHLKSDSKEKEKTRESELLKLWLENPNELLATLLFVKTISYSSMVFTGVYLIKKIYERDLYVGISFFVLIIFILLFSELIPRLVARNNIYGVSKTLIIPLNTVRIILRPLIRLFIHISRFIVGIFKIKVKNQMFEITEDEILTFLKAGTESGVFEEGEEEMITSIFEFSETTVKEILTPRINVFALEAESKIDDVWDEILDQGFTRIPIYTETIDKIVGTVHLKDLLHYNRRTGENPPIKDFMKEAYFVPITKPLVELLEEFKLKQLHMAIVIDEYGGTQGIVTIEDLLEEIVGEIRDEFDQEEENIQQIREKIFDIKGDTPIEEVNDKLEIEIPLSEEYDTISGYIQDKLGKVAEVFDQVRGNNFVLKVTDVNNKRVERVRAIIIEQKEDDEEVRRENGRD from the coding sequence TTGGAAGAGAAGAGGATTTTGTTGAATATTATTCTATTGCTAATTTTACTATTTTTTACATCATTTTTATCAGCTGCAGAATCGGCATTGTCGTCGCTTAAACAGATTCATTTGAAAAGCGATTCAAAAGAAAAGGAAAAAACTAGGGAAAGTGAACTTTTGAAACTTTGGCTGGAAAATCCAAATGAATTGCTTGCAACGCTTTTATTTGTAAAGACAATTTCTTATTCTTCGATGGTTTTTACGGGAGTTTATTTAATAAAAAAAATTTATGAAAGAGATCTTTATGTGGGAATTTCATTTTTTGTATTAATTATTTTTATTTTATTATTTTCAGAATTAATTCCAAGATTAGTAGCTAGAAATAACATTTATGGAGTTTCTAAAACATTGATAATACCTTTAAATACCGTAAGAATTATTTTAAGACCGTTAATTCGTCTATTTATACATATTTCAAGATTTATTGTTGGAATATTTAAAATAAAAGTAAAAAATCAGATGTTTGAAATAACAGAAGATGAAATTTTAACATTTTTAAAGGCTGGGACAGAAAGCGGCGTCTTTGAAGAAGGTGAAGAGGAAATGATAACTAGTATTTTTGAATTTTCAGAAACTACAGTTAAGGAAATACTCACGCCTCGGATCAATGTATTTGCATTAGAAGCAGAAAGTAAAATTGATGATGTATGGGATGAAATTTTGGATCAAGGATTTACACGTATTCCCATTTATACCGAAACCATTGATAAAATTGTAGGAACAGTTCATCTAAAAGATTTGCTTCATTATAATAGAAGAACTGGAGAAAATCCACCTATAAAGGATTTTATGAAGGAAGCGTATTTTGTCCCAATTACAAAGCCATTAGTGGAACTACTCGAAGAATTTAAGCTAAAGCAGCTTCATATGGCAATAGTAATTGATGAATACGGTGGAACTCAAGGAATCGTAACAATAGAAGATTTACTTGAAGAAATTGTTGGTGAAATAAGAGATGAGTTTGATCAGGAAGAGGAAAATATTCAACAGATTCGTGAAAAAATATTTGATATAAAAGGGGATACACCTATTGAGGAAGTGAATGACAAATTGGAGATAGAAATTCCATTGTCTGAAGAATACGATACGATTTCTGGCTATATTCAAGATAAATTGGGAAAAGTTGCCGAAGTTTTTGATCAAGTTAGGGGAAATAACTTTGTATTGAAGGTAACTGACGTGAATAATAAACGTGTCGAAAGAGTAAGAGCAATTATTATTGAGCAAAAGGAAGATGATGAAGAAGTAAGGAGAGAAAATGGAAGAGATTAG
- a CDS encoding helix-turn-helix domain-containing protein, whose amino-acid sequence MLNNNNTISKKCHYKHLTPSNKGQIQAYRNEGKSIRFIAKMLGKNPSTISRELKRNSVTQMDSSYAFKNLYIADTAHILYKKEDRSVSTISSMILYSLLS is encoded by the coding sequence ATGCTTAATAATAATAACACAATTTCAAAGAAATGTCACTACAAACATTTAACTCCTTCCAACAAAGGACAGATTCAGGCTTACAGAAATGAAGGCAAGTCTATCCGTTTCATAGCAAAGATGCTTGGAAAAAATCCATCCACTATTTCAAGGGAACTCAAAAGAAACTCTGTAACACAGATGGATTCCTCCTATGCCTTTAAAAATCTCTATATTGCTGATACTGCTCACATCCTATACAAAAAAGAAGACAGAAGTGTATCTACCATAAGCAGTATGATTCTTTATTCTTTGTTGAGTTGA
- the def gene encoding peptide deformylase: MKIVLYGHPTLREKSEKVDVVDDNVRKTLDEMVALMRKAKGVGLAANQVDIAKRFFVLEHDGIVKKVINPEILEFSEEIADMEEGCLSIPGIYKRVNRPAKIKVKYLNEKGEEVVEELEEMWARAFQHEFDHIEGILFTDKLSVMNKRLVAKKLDVLKKDFAKGRIYRDLDE; the protein is encoded by the coding sequence ATGAAAATAGTTTTATATGGACATCCAACTTTACGTGAAAAATCGGAAAAAGTTGATGTGGTTGATGATAATGTAAGGAAAACTCTGGATGAAATGGTTGCTCTTATGAGAAAAGCTAAAGGAGTGGGACTTGCTGCAAATCAGGTGGATATCGCAAAAAGATTTTTTGTGCTGGAACACGATGGAATCGTGAAAAAGGTTATTAATCCTGAAATTTTGGAATTTTCAGAGGAAATTGCGGATATGGAGGAAGGATGTTTGAGCATTCCTGGAATTTACAAGAGAGTAAATCGTCCTGCGAAAATTAAAGTGAAATACTTGAATGAAAAAGGCGAAGAAGTTGTTGAAGAATTGGAAGAAATGTGGGCTAGGGCATTTCAGCACGAATTTGATCACATTGAGGGGATTTTGTTTACAGATAAACTTTCAGTTATGAATAAAAGATTAGTTGCAAAAAAACTAGATGTTTTGAAAAAGGATTTTGCTAAAGGTAGAATTTATAGGGATTTGGACGAATAA